In Prionailurus bengalensis isolate Pbe53 chromosome D4, Fcat_Pben_1.1_paternal_pri, whole genome shotgun sequence, the DNA window TAATTTAATTGGCTCTTAAAAGGCTTCTCTAGGGGGAAAACAAATGTTTGTGTTCTTCAAGAAACTGGTATATACAAATCATCCACTGTGTGCTCACCCTAAACATGAGGAAACCTAAGGATGAAGTTCTGGGCATTTTTTTCCCTGCAATGCAATACAGCTTTGCACTTAGTCACTGTTCACGGGGCGAAGGGATGGAATGATATAGGCGCCATCTTTTGTCCAAGCGTATAGCTGTAGAACATTCTAAATGGAatagggaaaacaaacaaacaaaaataaccctgACATTGACAACTGTTTCAAGGAGAACAGAACCCAAATCAAGAAAAACGTTGACCATCGACCCTAAAAAGGACAAATGTCATACCACACAGAAATGCAACATAGGGATTTAGAAAAACACTCACTTTACTGCTCTAGGAGACAGATGATAGGAAGAGGAAGTCTAGACCAATTGGAACTGAGTCAGCTGTCAACAAAAATGGAACACAGTACAATGATTTGACCTCATAAGAGGAACTGACTGACTACAGTGAAACCCCACATGTCTATTTGTAATCTATTGACATACcagatatcaaaaatataaagtatggaTTTTCCCCCTTAGGCTTACAATAAACTCTCAAAGCTCTGGTGAATGCACTTATTTACAAGCCTTCCCTAGTTAGCAGCACATCCTACACAGATACATACATGCTACTTTTTACCATGAGAATTATAGTCCTCATCTCAAAACCAGTGACTTGCCTTTTTACccataattatatacatttcatCCCCATTATAAGACACTTAAGACCTGTCTAGTGGTACATTTTAAGTGACATAGCGCATAAAAAAgaagcttgatttttaaaatggatcgTTTTAGTGCTATAGCATGATGCATTGAATGTGAACAGTTGAAGCATAACGTGGTAAGTACATTGTACTGTTTAATTCACAGCTGTaggaaaatgtttgatttttaaaatataacaactgAGGAGTTATGAGTAGTAAAATACTAGAAcacagtgaatgaataaataagagtaAGATGATTTTTCATCAGTGGCCattcattattttgcttttaggAACCCGGAAGAAATTATCTTCTTTCAATTTCAAATGTTCTGGTAAATCTAGTCGTTTCTTGGCTTCCTCGATATCACCTTGAATTGCTGAAATAAGGGACTCTGTAGAGAGAACACAGCAGGCAGACGATGAGAAACTGCCGCTCTTCTCTACTCGTTCAGACTCTCCTGAAAGCTCACAGGCTGGCAGCGCCTTTAGCACAGGGGAGACGCCCAATAAACGTTTGTCCCGTCCCTTCTTCCGGACTGACGTAAACATCAGTGGTACCCAAAAGATGTCCCTCTTCTCCTGGCAATTTCTCGGAGAAAGGCATTAGCAACAAGTGTGTCGCAAGTACCAAATGGAAGGAAGATGCACGATCAAGCCTCTTCAGTATTTACATTTGTAAAAGACCCTCTCCAACAGAATCAAAGCAACCACACCACGCTGACATACTTGATGCTCTACGTTTCAAATATTGACTTAGTTTGTGACACTTCAAGCACCGCAAAGCATCTTTACTCACGACAGCATTCTCTCTTGTTCCTTGAACTACGAAAAGGAAATAGAGATTTCACTAACTTCATACTGTTGGGAGAGAAGCAGCCAGCCTACTGATACTGATAAGAAGCATCACATActtgtgtgaccctgggcaaactATTTAACCCTCCTCTGCCGAtctcctcacctgtgaaatgggcaaaataattcCTCAGGTTACGGTGGGGGGAAGCGACTTGATTCATGTAAGGCActtacagtgcctggcacatactaaatGCTCCAATACCGTCTCGCCTGCCGTGCTGTTACTACCAGAAGCATTAGAAGTGGCTGCGGTAATACCTAAGAAGACCCAAATGGAACTTTACCTAAAGAATCGAAGTTCTTCTCGGGTCTGAGGTAGCCAACGATGGCCACATTGAGGATTTCCCCATAGAAGTCCTCTTCGAAGGTGTGCATGATATGAGTTTCCTATAGTTAAGAAATATCAAAAAGATTACCATCAGATCACAGAATACCTGAAATTTGAAATACTACCTTCGCATTTACGGTGGGGGTCATTTAAATGAAACCATGAACGCTTGctaaatttttaaagacaggTTAAAATCTAAGTGTACTTTTTCTCCCGAATGCTTCCATCAGTCCTGTTCCTGCTCCTGACCCTACATGTAAACATTGTATCTGAGTAAGGCAGGTGTTATACCACAAATATTGAGCACAATGCTAAGCAGTTCTGGCTCATCTCTACTGTTTTTACCAGCACTTAGTCCTGTGGTTTTCAACTGTGACACACTTCTATAAACTCTTCAAGGACGCTGAAATTTATACCAACTCTGTTTCTGCCATGCGCCTGAGCTGACCAAGACTCAGCCCTATCTCGCAGATTAAGCTGTTAAGTGGTAGGGGTACTGTGAACAGAGCAGAAGGGTATGCCCTTAAGGTagtttaagaggaaagaaaaaaaagcatcaccTCGCAATTTTATCAGAAAGCACCATTTGTGTAGTAAGCAGCTCTATCTTAGCAGGATGAGCAAGtaattaaaaagtgaatgaaCTATATTAATTGTGGCAAGCTCCATTTTATAAAACATGCTCTTAagtaattcacttaaaaaaattttttttaatatttacttatttctgagagagagagcacagagcacgagcaggagaggggcagagagagagagggagacacagaacccaaagcaggctccagggtccgagctgtcagcacagagccgacaaagggctcagactcacaaaccatgagatcacgatctgaactgaagtcggacactgagccacccaggtgtcccataagtAATTCACTTTTATCTCCAGTGAGGATAAGTCCATGGGCagctataaaaattaatattgcaATTTTGGCTTGAaactctactttttattttctacaggACTTGAAAGACAAATGCACCAAAATTCGTAACTTCAGAATGTTAAAGGCAATCCTCGCGGTAACCGCACAGAAAATAGTTATGTCAagtacacaaaaggaaataaggtAATCAAAATTtgtcactgcaaaaaaaaaaaaaaaaaaaaaaaaaaaattaaaaaacaaaaggcagtaGTGGAAGAAATATCAAAAAGGCTGTAAGGCATTTAGAAAACAGCAAAATAGCAGAAGTCCCTCCTCAGCAGTCATTAGCTTacatgtaaatggattaaactctccaaagaaaaggcagagattaaTAGAACGATTAAAAAGCACAATCCAATtataccccccccccttttacaAGAGATCATTTTAAGAGATTCACTTTGGATCCAAAGACACGATACACTGAAAGGAGGACAAACTCTTCCATTCAAACAGTAACTAAACACTTGAAAATCCTTCAGTCCCGCTGCCAGAAAGCCTAGTCATTTGGACTATGCTGTGAGCACCACTGGGGAGTTCTACATGCATCTGCTACTGAATATTACCTTAAATCATTATCCCATTTCCAGTTACAGACCTAGATATAACTCTTACCATggacttttttgtatttttgtagtaCGGGTTCCATCCTATGCTCACCACCATCTTATGAACATCTCCACTTCCAACACTGGCCCAACCATAATAAATGCCAGTGGATACATCAGCTGGGAGATTGTCAACTACTTGTTCCGGAAAGTTGgctaaagaacagaaacaaatattACGAGGGTTAATAGCGTCATAGCAAATCTTTATAAAAATCGCAGGCAAGGAAGCATAGTCTAAATCATTAGGCTCACCAGAGTCCCAGGACCCTGCCCTGCCTATGCTTATCAATCCCACCCTCCTTCGATAGTCTGGCtcaggtttttctttctcatctccatGTGGATAGGTTAAGAACAATTAAGTGTATAAACATCTCCAAAAAAAACCACCTAACTCTTGAGGCAGAAGAAAACGGGTGCACGAACAGCTGGGGTTTTTAGACCTGGGCTTTCTTAAGGAGGTTCGGAATCTCTTGAAACGATTCTTATTCTCCAAATATGGGCGCCTACGTCCCAAGCTCAACAACCGGGGGTAACCGTGGTATGTGTTTTTCAGGATGAATTACACATGATCAGGTCCTGCCTACTGCAACGAATGCAGACAGACCAGAAAGGAGATCTGATTCTCATCCAATTACTAGCAAGACacttaaagagaacaaaaaaccTTGCAGCTGGCTTGGCAATCTAACCAGCCTGGTTCACGTTACGTTTTCTAACGGGGAAGCCGCGTGCCAGGCCTGGCAGCTCTAGCTCGGTTGGATAGGGAGGCGGGAAAGAGGGGTCCCGAAACTCCGCTCGCCTTTCTGCCCTCACCACCCCTCCGGCCCAGTTGCTCGGTGAGCTCGGAGCCAGGGACAGGGACGAGTTTCCTCAACCCGCCTCAACAAAGCAGAAACCAGGCGGAGCGGAGGGCGTCGCCTCTGCCCTCGGCCCCAAGTTCCCCGTCTGACGTCCCCGCTCCCACCTGACCCAACCCCGCGAGTCGGAGGGGGGCCCCAGAGGGGGGCCCGCGACCGTCCGCGCTCACCTGTAGGGATGCCCAGCTGCTTGGAGCCGCGGCCGAAGCCCCGCACCACCTGGCCGCGGCAGAAATACGGCAGGTGCCTCATGACGGCGTCCGCTCGGGGCGCGGGCTGCGACCGGGGTCGCGGGTCCGGCGAAGCCGCCGTCGAAGCGGTGCCCGGATCTCCCGGACCAGCCGGGGGACGCAAGCGGGAGctcggccggccggccggccgggagggCGGGCGCGCTACGAGCTTGGCGGCGCGGACGACACGCCGCAGTGAGTCCGTCACGCCGCCGACCCAACAGGAGCCGCCGAGCGACCCAGAGCTCGTGTCTCCGCCCCGGGAGCTGCGGCCGCGGCGGGTACCCGTGCGGGCGGCAGGAGGGCGGGAGGGTCAGCGTGGGAGGGCCCGAGCCCGCCCAGCGCCGCGAGCCTGCGCACACTTCCTCAGCTAAACGCCGCACAGCCCTCTCGGCTTCCGTAGCCCCGCCCCCGCGTGGGCCCGCCCCCAGCCGTGGCCCTGGAGCCACCGCCCCGCCCCTCCTTGGCCTCTCCCGCCCCGGGCGGTGGAAAGTGTGGCTGGAATCGCTCTCGTCTTGCGGGCTGTGAGAGCACCGGTCTCCGACAGCCCTACGCGTTTCTGTTCCCTCCCACCGTGTCCATAACGATCCTGACGCCAGATATGTTCTTTGGCTCCTTGGCAACCGCCAGCTCGATGGTCATTCGTCGTTCATTCGTTCTTTCAGCGTTTATTAAAGTTCCAGAATTCCAGCTGGAGAACGCTTCGTAGAGGAAGCTTTTCCTAAAGGCCAGAAATGCCCTTCTGCCCGCGGGCTGACGTTATACCAGAATGTCAGCGCCGAGGGAGCGGGTCCTAGTCTGTCACCCTGCCCCCCGCTGACTAGTGCAAGGTTGCACTAATGCAGTTGTCTCCCAGGAAGGATGCAGCCGACTACCTACCCCTCCCTCTGTGAGGTGTTACCTGGAGAATTTAATACACCCGACAAAAAGCGTCATCCCTACTGCAATGCCAATTTGGGGGCCTTCTGACCCTTGGGGCCATAAACGTTACCTGGGGAAGTAGCTCAAGGGAAATTTCTTGCTCACCAGACATACAAGGGTCCGTCGCAAGGTGCATCCTCTTGTTCTTGAGAAAGAAGTTTTCattgttctctttgcttctctctatGCATTCGTGTGAAACCCTGTCCAGACTTGGAAGTCACGTCTACCCGACATGTATGTAACTATGTTTACCCaatgataaaattataatctCTCTTTATTGGCGCCGAAGGGGTTCTGCGTTGGCAAAGGCTATTTCCCTAACACCAGCATAGTGCATGGTTCATAGCAAACACTGCATGAGTATTTGCAGAAAGAACGGATCGAAGACCCCAGTGTGTGCTGAGCACAGCGCAAGGTGCTGGGGGGACAAAGGTGAGGGAGACAAGGTCTTGGCCCCTAGAGACTCTGTCTGGTGGGAGAGACTGACTGATAAGCCCGATTCCAGTGCTGTGCTGTTAATACTCCAATAGCAGCCCGCAAAGTGCTCCCAAGGCTGCTGAGGAAGCAGACCTCACATAAAAGGCCTGTCGTGTAGTtaatggttaagagcacaggtGCCAGAGCTAGATAAGCCAGGGTTTGAATACGAGCCTGGCCTCATTTAattgctgggtgaccttgggcaaagtacACTGTCTGAATCTCAATGTGCTTATCAACTAAATGGGAATATTAATAATTGTGTGGGATTTGAAGTGAGATGATGTGTGCACAGCACTCAACACACTGCCAGGCCTGTCGTGAAAATTATTATCATGTTTGTTATCAGTGATGCACCAGATGAGAGAAAAACCTGGAGGTGAGAGCCTGATGAAACAGCTCTGGGTGCTAGTCCTCCACACCCCAAGGTTCCAAGGAGGTgtgggaattaaatgaaataaaataattaaatgagtcACAGGAGATAAATGAAGAAGGGTGCTTTTAAGAATCAAAggagaggggggtgcctgggtggctcagtcggttgaacgtccgacttgggctcaggtcatgatcttgcagtttgtgagttcaagccccatgtcaggctctgtgctgaccgctcagagcctgaagcctgcttcagattctgtctccccttctctctgtccctcccatgctcatgctctgtttctctctgtttttcaataataaataaaagttaaaaaaattaaaaaaaaaaaaaagaatcaaaggagaggggcaccttggtggctcgttgattaagcgtccaacttcggctcaggtcatgatctcacggtctgtgggtttgagccccgcttcaggctctgtgctgacagctcagagcctggagcctgcttgggattctgtgtctccctctctctctctgcccctcccccgctcgcattctgtctctctttcaaaaataaacaaacaaaagaattgaAGGAGATAGTGCTACTTACTTTACCTACCATCTCCTATAATCCTTACATCAGGTCTGAGGAAAAAGTTAACCCCAACttataaagaaggaaagggaccaatggaatggaatagaaaccccagaactagactcacaaacatatggccaactcatctttgacaaagcaggaaagaacatccaatggaaaaaagacagtctctttaacaaatggtgctgggagaactggacagcaacatgcagaaggttgaaactagaccactttctcacaccattcacaaaaataaactcaaaatggataaaggacctgaatgtgagacaggaaaccatcaaaaccttagaggagaaagcaggaaaagacctctctgacctcagccgtagcaatctcttactcgacacatccccaaaggcaagggaattaaaagcaaaagtgaattactgggaccttatgaagataaaaagcttctgcacagcaaaggaaacaaccaacaaaactaaaaggcaaccaacggaatgggaaaaggtatttgcaaatgacatatcggacaaagggctagtatccaaaatctataaagagctcaccaaactccacacccaaaaaacaaataacccagtgaagaaatgggcagaaaacatgaatagacacttctctaaagatgtcttctttagaagacaggcacatgaaaagatgctcaacatctctcctcatcagggaaatacaaatcaaaaccacactcagataccacctcatgccagtcagagtggccaaaatgaacaaatcaggagactgtagatgctggagaggatgtggagaaatgggaaccctcttgcattgttggtgggaatgcaaattggtgcagccactctggaaaacagtgtggaggttcctcaaaaaattaaaaatagacctaccctatgacccagcaatagcactgctaggaatttacccaagggatacaggagtactgatgcataggggcacttataccccaacgtttatagcgacactctcaacaatagccaaattatggaaagagcctaaatgtccatcaactgatgaatggataaagaaattgtggtttatacacacaatggagtactacgtggcaatgagaaagaatgaaatatggccctttgtagcaacacggaactggagagtgtgatgctaagtgaaataagccatacagagaaagacagataccatatgttttcactcttaggtggatcctgagaaacttaacaggaacccatggggagaggtaggaaaaaaaaataaaaaaggaggttagagtgggagggagccaaagcataagagactcttaaaaactgagaacaaactgagggttgatggggggtgggagggaggggagggtgggtgatgggtattgaggagagcaccttttgggatgagcactgggtgttgtatggaaaccaatttgacaataaatttcatatattgaaaaaaaaaaaagaagaaggaaagggagagttGGAAAATTCCTAAGATGGGACATTTAGgctccaacttttttttaaccctgTTGACATTTCAGTGACTATGCATAATTACTGTGTAATCAGCATAGGCTATGGAAGGCCAAAGCCTGATCCTTTTTCACTCCTGCTTAATAACCCCCAAAAGCTCCCCGGTcactacaaaataaaaagctctccAAACGTTTCCTTCAACGCACCATTTGAGGTTTTATCCCTAAAGTACTTTACTCATTAAAGCAGACCCCTGCACTCCACTTCAGTGGCCAAAGAATATGCTT includes these proteins:
- the RFK gene encoding riboflavin kinase isoform X2, producing MRHLPYFCRGQVVRGFGRGSKQLGIPTANFPEQVVDNLPADVSTGIYYGWASVGSGDVHKMVVSIGWNPYYKNTKKSMETHIMHTFEEDFYGEILNVAIVGYLRPEKNFDSLESLISAIQGDIEEAKKRLDLPEHLKLKEDNFFRVPKSKIMNGH
- the RFK gene encoding riboflavin kinase isoform X1 translates to MRHLPYFCRGQVVRGFGRGSKQLGIPTANFPEQVVDNLPADVSTGIYYGWASVGSGDVHKMVVSIGWNPYYKNTKKSMETHIMHTFEEDFYGEILNVAIVGYLRPEKNFDSLVQGTRENAVVSKDALRCLKCHKLSQYLKRRASSMSAWCGCFDSVGEGLLQM